The Actinomyces wuliandei genome contains the following window.
CGAGCCGCTGTTCCCCGGCGCGGAGAACGCCCGCATCGCCGCCTCAGCAGTCGCGATCCTGCTGCTCATTCTCGGAGCCGTCTTCCGGTTCCCGATCCCCCTGCCCCGGTGGATGTACCCCCAGTGGCACGCCGAGCGCCGCCTGGAACGCCGCCGCGCCGCCCTGGCCGCAGCCAGCAGCAGCACCACCAGCAGCGCCAATAAGGACCCGCAGCCACCAGCAACCATTCCAGCACCCCCTCAGCAGGCGGGCTCAGCACAGGAGCCACCAAGCCGCTCTCCCGGCGAAGGACAAACCGCATGAGCGAGAACACCCTGGTCGGAATCGGGTGCCTTGGCTTCCTGGGCATACCAACTCTGGCGTTCTGGGCGCTGGCCATGTTCACCGACACCCAGGCAGGCAAGCGCTACGACTCCCTGTCCGACGTCAGGAACGGCACCGCCTTCTGCCTGCCCGTTATAGGCCTGGCCTTCACCATCATTGGTATAGTCATGCTGTCCGAGCCGCTGTTCCCCGGCGCGGAGAACGCCCGCATCGCCGCCTCGATATTCGCAGGACTCCTCCTGATCCTCGGACTCGTCTTCCGGTTCCCGATCCCCCTGCCCCGGTGGATGTACCCCCAGTGGCACGCCGCGCGCCGCCTGGAACGCCGCCGCGCCGCCCTGGCCGCAGCCAGCACCACCACCAGCACCACCAGAGCCAACAGGACCCCACAGCCACCAGCAACCATTCCAGCACCCCCTCAGCAGGCGGGCTCAGCACAGGAGCCACCAAGCCGCTCTCCCGGCGAAGGACAAACCGCATGAGCGAGAACACCCTGGTCGGAATCGGGTGCCTTGGCTTCCTGGGCATACCAACTCTGGCGTTCTGGGCGCTGGCCATGTTCACCGACACCCAGGCAGGCAAGCGCTACGACTCCCTGTCCGACGTCAAGAACGGCACCGCCTTCTTCGCCCCAGTCGGCGGCTTGGCCTTCACCATCATTGGTATAGTCATGCTGTCCGAGCCGCTGTTCCCCGGCGCGGAGAACGCCCGCACCGCCGCCTCGATATTCGCAGGACTCCTCCTGATCCTCGGACTCGTCTTCCGGTTCCCGATCCCCCTGCCCCGGTGGATGTACCCCCAGTGGCACGCCGCGCGCCGCCTGGAACGCCGCCGCGCCGCCCTGGCCGCAACCAGCACCAGCACCAGCAGCGCCAAAACAGGACCCCCGACTCGATCAGCAGCGCCGAAACAGGAGCCCCGATGACTGAGCCAGCCCCCTACGGACCACTCACCACCACGTTTCGCGGACACCTCACCACCGTGACGGCCCCCGCCACCTGGCAGGTCGTGGACGCCGACTTCCCCGACCTGGGCGTGGCCCCGGTCAACGCCAGCAACGAGGACGGGATCGACCTGGTGTGCACCGCCTCAGAGCCTTCCGCCCCAGGGTTCGTGGACAGCTGCGTCATCACCACCGTCCGCCTGCCCGAGGACGTCCCGGAGGAGGAGTGGTTCCGCACGAGCACCGCCCAGGTCATGGAGACCATCGCGGGCGTGCGGATGATCGACCTCCTCGGCTGGCGGTCGCGCAGCGCCTCGGCGGGCCTGCTGCGCCTGGGCGTCTACATCGACACCAGCGACCACTCCCTGACCTTCTACCAGTGCAGCTGGGTCGAGACGCACAGGTACGGCAGGCTGCGACGCGGCGTCACCGCGACCTTCACCTGTCCCACCAGCACCAGCCCGGTCACCGTCCCCTTCTTCTCCACCATGTCTGAGACCCTGGAGGTGCACTGATGGCGCGGCTCAGGACGGACACGCCCAACCCTGTGGCGATCCTCTCCGACCAGGAGTGGCTGACGGTCGAGGCGCTCTGCCAGGGCGACCCCATCCCTGAGGACCGTCTCGCCCGGAGGCTGCGCAAGGCCGGGATCATCGACGACGTGGGCCTCACCCAGGCCGCCGCCCCCGCCTTCCAAGGGCGGGCCACCGCGAGCCGCTACCTGGAGGTGGTCCGCCTGGGTCCGCGCGAGGGGGTGCGCCAGGTCCTGGCCTGGATCGGCCCCTCCCGGACAACCATGATGAAGAGCCTGACAGACGGCCTGCACGTCTACGGGCTGGACGCCTGCGAGGTCCCCTCCGCCTTCGCCGAGTTCCTCGACTTCCACCCGCGCCCCCTCGTCGAGGCGGAGCCCGTGGTGGTGCCCGCGCCCGAGGCCACTGGGCTGCTGAGCGAGGGCGGGGACCTCTCTCCCCTGGCCAGCATCTTCACCAGGGTCGGCAAGCGGCTGCGATCGGGCTCGCACCCAGGGGCTGCCGGTGATACCACGCCGCTGATCGAGGGCCTGGTCAACCAGACATGGTCGATCTCCATCATCACGGCCAGCGTGCGGGTCCCAGGCGTCCTGGACTGGCAGGTGGACTCCAGTCTCCACACGTTCTCCGTCCCCGAGTGCCTCTACGAGTTCTACCCCCGCTCGCTGGCTCAGGCTGCCGGGCGCAGCCCAGGCAGCGGGGACGACCCCGACGACCTCATCATGGATCCCACCACCGCCATGATCGCCTGGCTGCGCGCCGTCCCCTGGTTCTTTGCCTGACCCGGCGCCCGCAGCGGGCACCGTGACGACATCCCCGGCGGGAGCGAGCGGCCACCCTCGCCCCCGCCCCACGGCCTGTGACCCGCTTCCACATACCAACGGCTCCACACCCCGACGACATCCGCCGTGTGCTGTAGACTATATGTGCCGACAGGCCTCGTCTTCCGGGGCCTTACCGCCTCCCGGGAGCCCCAGGAGCCGCCGTGGGCACTCACGCGACCAAGGAGGGTACCGTGCCCGAGCCCCGCGACCAGCCTGACCCCCGCCCCGACCCCACCGACGCGCCCAGCCTGCCCACCCTGGTCGACACCCGCTCCGTCCGCCTGGGAGCCACCGCCTCCGACTGGCGCGAGGCTGTCCGGGAAGCCGGTGACGCCCTGGTCGCGGCCGGGGCCTGCGCCGCCCCCTACACGGAGGCCATGATCCGCTCGGTGGAGGAGCACGGCCCCTACATCGTGCTGTCACCCGGCCTGGCACTGCCTCACGCGCGCCCCGACGACGGCGACGGCGACAACTCTGTGACCCGCACCGCCCTGTCCTACGTGCGCCTGACGTCCCCCGTCGCCTTCGGCCACGAGACCAACGACCCTGTCCGCGTCGTCATGGCCCTGGCCGCCGCTGACGGCACCGCGCACCTGAGGGCGCTGGCGGACCTGGCTGCCATCCTGGCTGACCCGCAGCGCCGCCACCGGCTGGAGAACGCCACCACCCCCGAGGAGGTCCTCGACGCCCTGCGGCCACCGCAGGCAGGACCGCCCGTCGGCAGGAGCACCGAGGCCGCCGGAGGCACAGGCAGTCCCGAGGGCGCCGACAGCAAGGGGAACCCGGGAACCGCCGAGGCCGCCGCAGACAGCGCAGCCAGCACAGGCAGCGCAGCCAGCACTGAGACCACCGTCGCCTCCACGGGACTGGTCCTCACCGTGTGCGGCAACGGCCTGGGCACCAGCCTGTTCCTGAAGAACACCCTGGAGCAGGTGCTCGACACCTGGGGCTGGCTGCCCTACCTGAGGGTCGAGGCCACCGACACGATCTCAGCCAGGGGAAGGGCCAAGGACGCCGACCTCCTCCTGACCTCCGGGGCCATCGCCCAGACCCTGGGCGACCCCGGTGTGCCGGTCGAGGTCATTGAGGACTTCACCTCCCACACCGAGCTCGACGCCGCGCTACGCCGCACCTACGCCGTGTGAGCCTGCGACCGCCCGCCCCGTCCAGCCACCAGTCCTGACCACCAGCACCAACCGCAGGAGACCACTGTGTCACTCCTTGCCACCATCGCCCAGTTCGTCGTCAACGAGATCCTCAGCGTCCCCGCCTTCCTCATCGGCATCATCACGGCCACTGGCCTGGTCGCCCTGCGGCGAGGCACCGGCACGGTGCTGGGAGGCGCTATCAAGGCCGTGCTCGGCTTCCTGCTGGTCAGTGCCGGCGCGGGCCTGGTCACCGCCTCCCTGGAGCCCCTGGGGACCATGATCCAGGGCAGCCTGGGGACCCGGGGCGTCGTCCCCACCAACGAGGCGATCGCGGGCATCGCCCAGGAGCAGTACGGCACCCAGGTCTCCTGGCTGATGATCCTCGGCTTCGTGGTAGCCCTGCTCCTGGCCCGCCTGACCCCGCTGCGCTACGTCTTCCTCACCGGCCACCACCTCCTGTTCATGGCCACCCTCATCACCATCGTCATGGCCTCCGCCGGCATGCCGGGACCGGTCGTCGTCGCCCTGGGAGCCCTGCTCCTGGGAGTCCTCATGGTGTCCCTGCCCGCCCTGGCGCACCCGTGGACCAGGCGGGTCACCGGGGACGACTCCATCGCCATCGGCCACTTCGGCACCCTGGGCTACATCGCAGCAGGAGCCGTGGGGCGGCTGGTGGACCCCCGGGGACGCTCCCGCTCCACCGAGGACCTCAAGGTGCCGGAGTCCCTGCGCTTCCTACGCGACTCCATGGTGTCCACCGCCTTGTCCATGGTGGTCATGTACCTGGTGCTGGCCGTGGCCTACCTGGCACGGCGTGGCTCGGACGTGGCCTTCACAGCCTTCGCGGACGGGGCCACAGACGTCGGCAACTACCTCATGCAGGCGGTGACCCAGGGCCTCCAGTTCGGTATCGCGGTCGCTGTCATCCTGTTCGGGGTCCGCACGATCCTGGGCGAGCTCGTCCCCGCCTTCCAGGGGATCGCGCAGGCCGTGGTCCCCGGGGCCGTCCCGGCGCTGGACGCGCCGATCGTCTTCCCCTACGCCCAGAACGCCGTCCTCATCGGGTTCCTCTCCTCCTTCACCGGGGGGCTGGTCGGGCTGGCGGTCCTGGGGACCTGGCTGGGGCCCGCCCTCGGTCTGGCACTCATCCTGCCCGGGCTCGTCCCCCACTTCTTCACCGGGGGCGCGGCAGGCGTCTACGGCAACGCCACTGGTGGGCGCCGGGGTGCGGTGGCGGGCGGGTTCGTCAACGGCCTGCTGGTGACCTTCCTCCCCGCGCTGCTGCTGCGGGTCCTAGGGACGCTGGAGACGGCTGCCACCACCTTCGGCGACACCGACTTCGGCTGGTTCGGCCTTCTCATCGGGTACGGCGCCCGGACCGGCACCGCAGCAGGAGGCGTGGTGCTCGCCCTGGTGGCCGCAGGGCTCCTGGCGGCAGCCATCGTGGTGCAGCGCCGGGTGGTGGAGCCCGGCTGGGACCCCGCCCCGGCCCGTCCCCGGACAGGCGGTCAGGCCGCAGCCGCCCCCGGCGCCGAGGCCACGGGTAACGCAGCGTCACAAGAGGCGTCACAGGCACCGCCGTCGCCACGGCAGCAGGCCGGAACCGTCTCCGGCACGACAGACGACTCCCCCACCTCACCCCGGCGCCACCCGCGCGTGAGACCCCCGGCCGGCGCTCCGGCCCCTCCCCCGCCGCCCCTCCCGCAGGACAGCACCGGCCCCACTCAGGCACACTAGTTCTCATGACCAGCACCGCACTCCCTGAGCCACTGCCCGACACCGCTCAGCCCGGCCCTAACGCCTCTGCCGCACCCACCACACCCACCTCGCCCAGGAGCTCACCGCCCGACGCCGCGCCGCCCCTGGCCCCGCCACGCCGCCGCCAGCCCCGGCACGCGACCGGCCCCGCCACCATCGACCTCGACCAGGTGGTCCACTACCTGCCCCGGACCGGGATCGGCACCGACGTGCACGCCTTCGCCGCCCCCGGCTCCACCACCCCGCTGCACCTGGCCTGCCTGGAGTGGCCCGGGCAGACCGGGCTGGAGGGTCACTCCGACGGCGACGTCGTCGCGCACGCCTGCTGTGACGCCCTCCTGTCCGCTACCGGCCTGGGGGACCTGGGCAGCGTCTTCGGCACGGCGGAGCCACGGTGGCAGGGGGCCTCAGGGGCACTCCTCCTGGCTGAGACCGCCCGGCGGGTGCGCCAGGCCGGCTTCGAGATCGGCAACGTCGCCGTCCAGCTGGTCGGGCAGCGCCCCCGGGTGGCCGACCGTACCGCGGAGGCGGCGGCGGCGCTGTCAGCAGCGGCCTCGGCACGGGTCACCTTCAGCGCCACCACGACCGACCACCTGGGGTTCCTGGGACGGGAGGAGGGGCTGGCTGCGGTGGCCACCGCACTGGTCTACCCGGCTCACCCGGCCTGGCGCGCCTCCTGACCCCGTCTCCTGGTCACCAGCCTTTCCAGCCCCGGTCACCGTCACACCCCGGTAGGGTGGGACGGTGACTACAGTGACTGCCGTGCCTGCCGGCTCCCCCGCCCCCCAGCCGACCCTGCGCCTGTACGACTCCGCAGCCCGGGAGGTCGTCCCCCTGGCCCCCACCGTGACCCCGGGAGTGGTCGCGATATACCTGTGCGGCGCCACGGTCCAGGGCAGCCCGCACATCGGGCACATGCGCTCAGCCATCGCCTTTGACGTGTTGCGCCGGTGGCTGGAGCGCCAGGGCCAGAAGGTCGTCCTCATCCGCAACGTCACCGACATCGACGACAAGATCCTTACCCGCTCCGCCGCAGCCGTCCCCCCCGTCGCCTGGTGGGCGTGGGCGCAGCGTCACGAGCGCGAGTTCGACGCCGCCTACCGCGCCCTGGGCGTGGCCCCCCCAACCTACGAGCCTCGCGCCACCGGCCACGTCCCGGAGATGATCAGCCTGGTCACCCGCCTGCTGGAACGCGGCCACGCCTACACGGGGGAGGCTGGCAACGTCTACTTCTCTGTGGCCTCCCTGCCCGGCTACGGCTCGCTGACCAACCAGCGTCCCGAGGACCTGGCCTCCACCGAGGAGGAGCCGCAGCAGGAGGACCAGGAGGACACCGAGGCGGACAAGCGCGACCCACGGGACTTCGCCCTGTGGAAGGCGGCCAGGCCGGGCGAGCCGCAGGACGCCGCCTGGGACGCCCCGTGGGGGCGCGGGCGTCCCGGGTGGCACCTGGAGTGCTCGGCCATGTCGCACCGTTACCTGGGCGAGGAGTTCGACATCCACGGGGGTGGGATCGACCTGCGCTTCCCGCACCACGAGAACGAGCAGGCCCAGTCCCACGGCGCTGGGTGGGGCTTTGCCCGGCACTGGGTCCACAATGCCTGGGTCACGATCAAGGGCGCCAAGATGAGCAAGTCGCTGGGCAACTCCCTGACCGTGGCCGAGCTCCTCAGGTCGCACGACCCGGTCGTCCTGCGTCTGGCCATGGGGACCGTCCACCACCGCTCCACCGTGGAGTTCTCCGAGGAGACCCTGACCGAGGCCGCCTCCCTGTGGGAGCGCCTGACCAGTGCCCTGACCCGGGCGCAGGAGCTCTGCGGGGACCTGGGGAGCACCGACCAGGCTGGGCTGAGGCGGCTGGCGCTGCCTGAGGCCTTTGCCGCCGCCATGGACGACGACCTCAACCTGGCGGGCGCCATGGCCCAGGTGCACGCCTGCCTCAAGAGGCTCAACATGGCCCTGGCCCAGGCGGGCCACGACGGCGCGGGCGCCGCCGCCGACGCGGGGACAGCCGGGGCCGCGCCTTCCGGAGTTGAGACCGTGCGCCAGGCCGCCCTGGAGCTGCGCGCTATGCTAGACGTCCTGGGGCTTGACCCCTTCAGCGATCCGTGGCGCTCCTGCCTGGCAGGGGCCGCAAGGTCGACAAGCGGGTCCGACGCGGCCGCGCACGCCCTGGACCACCTGGTGACCGACCTCCTCGACCAGCGCGCCCAGGCCCGGGCCGCTAAGGACTGGGCCCGGGCGGACGCCCTGCGTGACGCCCTGTCGCAGGCAGGGGTCGTCGTCGAGGACTCACCCGTCGGCGCCCGCTGGCACCTGGCCTGACCAGGACCAGGAACGACAAGCTAAGGAGGCACCCAGCGATGCCTGGAAACGACCGTCGCCACGGCGCCCTGCGCCGACGCGGCAGGAAGGGCCCCACCAAGGGGTCCGGCGGAAACCGCCGTCGCGGCCTGGAGGGCAGAGGACCCACGCCAAAGGCGGAGGACCGCGTCGGCCACCCCAGGGCGCGGGCCAGGCAGCAGGCTCAGGCGCAGCAGGAGCGCCCCAGCCGCGCTGAGCAGCACCACCGCACCCGCGAGCGCCTCCGGGTCTCCCGCAGCAGCGAGATCGTGTTCGGCCGCAACGCCGTGGCAGAGGCCGCCTACGCCTCCGTGCCCTTCTCCCAGGTCTTCATGGCCGCCTCGGCCGACGACGACGAGCGCCTCCAGGCGGTAGTACGGCGTGCCGCCCTGGCTGCCGCCCCCGTCGTGGAAGCCAGCAGGGCGGACCTGGATGCCCTGACCGAGGGCGCCGCCCACCAGGGCGTGGCCGTGGAGGTGCCCCCCTACCAGTACGTGAGCGCGGCAGACCTGCTGGAGGGCGCCCGCAGCCGGGACCGCACCCCCCTGCTCGTGGCCCTGGACCAGGTCACCGACCCCCACAACCTGGGAGCCGTCCTGCGCAGCGCTGGAGCCTTCGGCGCCGACGGGGTCATCGTCCCCGCCCGCCGCAGCGTCGGCGTCACCGCAGCCGCGTGGAAGGTCTCCGCAGGCGCGGCGGCACGGGTGCGCGTCGCACGTGAGACCAACATGGTGCGCTGCCTGGAACGCCTCCAGAGGCAGGGGTGCTTTGTGGTGGGGCTCGACACCCGCGCCACGACGCACGTGGAGGACATGGGCCTGGCCGACTCCCCCCTGGTCGTCGTGACCGGCTCGGAGGGCAGGGGCCTGTCCCGTCTGGTGCGTGAGACCTGCGACCTTCTGGTCTCAGTGCCTATCACCGGCTCCGTGGACTCCCTCAACGCCGCAGTCGCCACCAGCATCAGCCTCTACGAGGTCGACCGCCTCCGCCGCCAGGCACGGGGCGCGGCCGAGGTCGGCACCCGCTAGGACTCACTGGCGCTCTCCCCACAGACAACCGGGCCCTGTTTGCTGACACAATAGGCCCAGCCCACCACAGGAGGTCCCCATGGCCCAAGCCGTGCCCCAGCGCTGGAACCGTACCGACGGGGTGCTTGTCGCCCCGGGCGCGGCCCCGGAGGCCGTTGCTGCCGCCTTTGCCGCCCGCAGCGTCGTCGCCCGCCTTGAGTGGTTCCCCACCACCGCCCACCTGCTCAGCCTCACCTTGATGACCGACGCGGACGGACGCGTGGCTGTCACCCCTCCCTCCCGCGGGGGCGTCGTCCCCGGCCCAGGGGTCGGTGAGCTGGTGGAGTCACTGGCACGTGAGCTCACGGCTGACGTCGCTGTCGGCCCGGCCTCCTTCAACGCCCTGCCGACCGACCTCACGCTGCCCCCGGCCACCACCCACGGGGCCGCCAGCGCGCGCACTGTCGTAGTCTCCCCCGTGAGCGCCTACATGGTTCCCCTGCAGGCCACGCTCCTGGAACGGCCCCTGGCGGTCGCCTCCGCGCCTGGCCTGGACCGCCGCATCATCATGTACTCCGGGGAGGGCAACGGCCTGGGAGCCTTCGGCTGGGACGAGGAGTCCCTCCCGGCCCTGGTCCTGACCTCCGACTCGGAGGACATGTCGGTGCGCGCCGTGACTACCGGGGACCCGGAGGAGGACGCCGTCTTCTCCTGGGGCATGAGCTCGCTGCACGTGTGGGGCGCCGTCAAGGAGCCGGGTCCCGCCCTGCGCGCCCTGGCCGACGAGGTGCTCGCCGACCGCAAGGACGCCTCTGACATCGCTGCCGCCGTGCCGGGTGCGGACCTGGAGGCTGCGGCGGCCGCTGTGCTTCGGCCAGGTGTCGAGGGCTTCCAGGCAATGATCGAGGCGCTGGGCCTTCCCGACTGGGTGCTCAAGGTGCTGACGGGCAGCCTGGCCCCGGTCGAGGTGCCGGGTGTCGTCGTCCACGAGCCCCGGGGCCTGTCCAACGCCGTGGGCCGCAGTGTCGGGCTGTTCCTGGAGGACCCCTCCTCCCCCGGCTCCGCCCTCTGGCACTCCTACGTCCGCACGGTCACCGACATGCCCTGGGCTGTCAGGGCGGTCACCCTCCTGGAGGCCAGCCTGGGCGGGACGCTCATGGGTGCTGCGGTGCGTCGGCACCGCAGCGGGGGCAGCCTGTCAGGAGGGCTTGTGGCTCTGGGAACCTTCCTCATTGTCGATGCCGTCACCGAGGTCTCGCTGGCCTCGTGGACCCGCCACCGCGAGCTGCGCCGCCGGGCAGACCGGGAGACCGCTCTGGTCGCCGAGGAGCTCGGGGCCTGACACCGCACCCTCACCCTCCTTGGGACCAGCCCCTCCAGCCCCGGCTGCTGCACATCTTCACGGTCCTTCCAGGTCGGGCCGGGAACGCGGCCCGCAGGGTTCTGAGGCTGCTGCGCGGGCTGCCAGGCCGATGATGTGCAGAAGAGTGGGTGCTGCACATCATCAAGTCTGTGGCAGGCGGTGTGGGGCCAACCCGGATGGTCTTTCCCGCAGAGTGATGCGGTTGCGATGCGGGCCAGTCCGCTGGCGCCGGGCGTCGCAGCCAGTGAAGATGTGCATGATGGGTGCGGGCACGTACCAGCAGCCGTCCCCGAGGGCCGGGGGAGCCGTCCTCACTCCCCCTTGAACTTCATTCCTGCGGTGAAGCCAAAGGGGTTGGCCTCGTAGGCAGCAAGTGTCTGCGCGTCGAGGGCAGCGAACTCTGTGTCCTGCGGCTCAGCCTCCTGCGAGACGGGGACCGCCTCGATCTCCTGGGTGTCCGGCGTGGCGAGGAACGCCCGCTCGTCACGGTGCTGGGGCAGGACCGTCGCCACGTAGTCGGCGGTGGCGTCCTCCATGGACACGTCGCCCTGACGCTGCTCCGACATGTACCAGCGGTGCTCCAGGATCTCGTGGAAGATCTCTGCGGGCTCCAGCTTGCGGCGCAACTCGAGCGGGACAGCCATGATGGTCGGCTCAAAGACGTCCGAGAGCCAGGCGTGGGCGACCAGCTCGACGGGGTCGTCCTTGCGACCGCAGATCGCCCGGTAGGCCTCCAGGTCGTTGAGCATGCGCTGGCCCTGACGCTCCTGGACGTCCAGGCCGGTCAGGCGCATGACCTGCCTGTGGTAGTGGCCTGCGTCAACGACCTTGGGCTGGATGGACATGTAGGTGCCGCCGGCGTCCGTGGTCATGGTGAGCTCGGCGACGTCGTAGCCCATCTCGTTGAGCCTCTCGATACGGCTGCGCACCCGCCACCGCTCCCTCAAGGAGAAGGACTCCTCAGCGGTGAGAAGGTCCCACAGCTCGACGTAGCGGGCCACGATCCGGTCCCCCACCGCTATGGTGTCCACAGTGGGCTCCAGCAGCGCACCTGCCTGGAGGTCCATAAGCTCACCGATGATGTTGGTCCGGGCGATGTCGATGTCGTAGAGGCGCTTGCCCTCCGTGATCCCGTCGGGGTGGAGCTCACCGGTCTCCGCGTCCACCAGGTAGGCCGCGAAGGCTCCGGCGTCACGCCGGAACAGGGTGTTGGACAGCGACACGTCGCCCCAGTAGAAGCCCAGGAGGTGCAGCCGCACCAGGAGGACCGTGAGGGCGTCGATAAGGCGGGTAGCGGTCTCGGGACGCATGTACTGGCTGAACAGGCCACGGTAGGGCAGGGAGTAGGACAGGTGCTCAGTGACGAGCGCGGAGTTCAGCAGGCTTCCGTTGAGGTCCGTGCGTCCTGAGACCACCGCAGTAGGCTGGACGCAGGGCGCGCCCAGGCGCACCAGGTCCCGCAGCAGCGTGTACTCCCGGTGAGCGACCGACTCACCGATCTCCTTGACGGCGATCACCCCGCTCGGAGAGGTTGACGAAGCGCCACGACGTGCCGCGACAGGCCACGGGGCAGCGCGGCGAGGACCTCTGCAGGCCACCGCTCCAGCGGCGTCTCCCACGGAAGGTCCAGCAGCGCGGGGTCAATGGTCACCGCAGCGATCTTCATGGACTGGGGCATGGGCTCATCCTCTCAGGTCGGCAGACTGACGGTGCGCGCCCCGGGCCTCGCCCCTCAGGACAAGGCGGGCGGCGGGAGGGGGAGCGGGGAGAGCGGTACCGGGCCGTGGCGCCCCGGTACCACCACGGCGGGTCCCGCTCCGGTAGCCAGGGGCAGGACCCGCCGTGAGGAGGTTACGAGCAGGTGCGGCCTGGTGGCGCACCGGGGTGCGCCACCAGGCCGGGAGAGGGCATCAGGAGGGAAGCCGCGTGCCGGTGGCTGAGGAGAAGATGTGCTCCTCACCCGGGCGGATGCGCACGTGGACCGTCTCCCCGGGCTCGGGGGCGGTCCTGGGAGGCACCCGCACGATGATCTGGCTGGAGTCCTCACCGGAGCCGAGCTTTGCCTCAGAGTCCTCGGCCCCGACGAGCTCACCGTAGATGTAGGCGTCCGAGCCGAGCTCCTCCACGAAGGACAGCCGCACCGGGATGGAGTGCTCGTCAGAGGAGGAGACGACGTCCAGGGACTCCGGGCGGAAGCCGATGGTCACCTTGCCGTCGTCCTCGGGGGTGAGGGCGTCCAGGGTGGCCTGGGAGAGGCGGATCCTGGCCTCCCCGGTGGTGGCGGTGTCACCGTCGACGGTGAACTGGCCCAGGTTCATCGCCGGGGAGCCGATGAAGCCCGCGACGAACTCGTTAGCGGGGTTGTCGTACATCTCGCGGGGGGTGCCCACCTGCTGGAGCACGCCGTCCTTGAGGACGGCGATGCGGTCGCCCATCGTGAGGGCCTCGGTCTGGTCGTGGGTGACGTAGACCGTGGTGACACCCAGCGAGCGCTGGAGGGAGGCGATCTGGGTGCGGGTCTGCACACGCAGCTTGGCGTCCAGGTTGGACAGCGGCTCATCCATGAGGAAGACCTTTGGCTTGCGCACGATAGCCCGTCCCATGGCCACACGCTGGCGCTGGCCGCCGGACAGGGCCTTGGGCTTGCGGTCCAGGTAGTCGGTCAGACCCAGGATCTTGGCTGCCTCCCGCACGCGCCTGTCGATCTCGTCCTTGGGAGTGCCTGCGATCTTCAGGGCGAACCCCATGTTGTCGTGGACCGACATGTGCGGGTA
Protein-coding sequences here:
- a CDS encoding PTS sugar transporter subunit IIA; this encodes MGTHATKEGTVPEPRDQPDPRPDPTDAPSLPTLVDTRSVRLGATASDWREAVREAGDALVAAGACAAPYTEAMIRSVEEHGPYIVLSPGLALPHARPDDGDGDNSVTRTALSYVRLTSPVAFGHETNDPVRVVMALAAADGTAHLRALADLAAILADPQRRHRLENATTPEEVLDALRPPQAGPPVGRSTEAAGGTGSPEGADSKGNPGTAEAAADSAASTGSAASTETTVASTGLVLTVCGNGLGTSLFLKNTLEQVLDTWGWLPYLRVEATDTISARGRAKDADLLLTSGAIAQTLGDPGVPVEVIEDFTSHTELDAALRRTYAV
- a CDS encoding PTS ascorbate transporter subunit IIC gives rise to the protein MSLLATIAQFVVNEILSVPAFLIGIITATGLVALRRGTGTVLGGAIKAVLGFLLVSAGAGLVTASLEPLGTMIQGSLGTRGVVPTNEAIAGIAQEQYGTQVSWLMILGFVVALLLARLTPLRYVFLTGHHLLFMATLITIVMASAGMPGPVVVALGALLLGVLMVSLPALAHPWTRRVTGDDSIAIGHFGTLGYIAAGAVGRLVDPRGRSRSTEDLKVPESLRFLRDSMVSTALSMVVMYLVLAVAYLARRGSDVAFTAFADGATDVGNYLMQAVTQGLQFGIAVAVILFGVRTILGELVPAFQGIAQAVVPGAVPALDAPIVFPYAQNAVLIGFLSSFTGGLVGLAVLGTWLGPALGLALILPGLVPHFFTGGAAGVYGNATGGRRGAVAGGFVNGLLVTFLPALLLRVLGTLETAATTFGDTDFGWFGLLIGYGARTGTAAGGVVLALVAAGLLAAAIVVQRRVVEPGWDPAPARPRTGGQAAAAPGAEATGNAASQEASQAPPSPRQQAGTVSGTTDDSPTSPRRHPRVRPPAGAPAPPPPPLPQDSTGPTQAH
- the ispF gene encoding 2-C-methyl-D-erythritol 2,4-cyclodiphosphate synthase, whose translation is MDLDQVVHYLPRTGIGTDVHAFAAPGSTTPLHLACLEWPGQTGLEGHSDGDVVAHACCDALLSATGLGDLGSVFGTAEPRWQGASGALLLAETARRVRQAGFEIGNVAVQLVGQRPRVADRTAEAAAALSAAASARVTFSATTTDHLGFLGREEGLAAVATALVYPAHPAWRAS
- the cysS gene encoding cysteine--tRNA ligase gives rise to the protein MTTVTAVPAGSPAPQPTLRLYDSAAREVVPLAPTVTPGVVAIYLCGATVQGSPHIGHMRSAIAFDVLRRWLERQGQKVVLIRNVTDIDDKILTRSAAAVPPVAWWAWAQRHEREFDAAYRALGVAPPTYEPRATGHVPEMISLVTRLLERGHAYTGEAGNVYFSVASLPGYGSLTNQRPEDLASTEEEPQQEDQEDTEADKRDPRDFALWKAARPGEPQDAAWDAPWGRGRPGWHLECSAMSHRYLGEEFDIHGGGIDLRFPHHENEQAQSHGAGWGFARHWVHNAWVTIKGAKMSKSLGNSLTVAELLRSHDPVVLRLAMGTVHHRSTVEFSEETLTEAASLWERLTSALTRAQELCGDLGSTDQAGLRRLALPEAFAAAMDDDLNLAGAMAQVHACLKRLNMALAQAGHDGAGAAADAGTAGAAPSGVETVRQAALELRAMLDVLGLDPFSDPWRSCLAGAARSTSGSDAAAHALDHLVTDLLDQRAQARAAKDWARADALRDALSQAGVVVEDSPVGARWHLA
- the rlmB gene encoding 23S rRNA (guanosine(2251)-2'-O)-methyltransferase RlmB — encoded protein: MPGNDRRHGALRRRGRKGPTKGSGGNRRRGLEGRGPTPKAEDRVGHPRARARQQAQAQQERPSRAEQHHRTRERLRVSRSSEIVFGRNAVAEAAYASVPFSQVFMAASADDDERLQAVVRRAALAAAPVVEASRADLDALTEGAAHQGVAVEVPPYQYVSAADLLEGARSRDRTPLLVALDQVTDPHNLGAVLRSAGAFGADGVIVPARRSVGVTAAAWKVSAGAAARVRVARETNMVRCLERLQRQGCFVVGLDTRATTHVEDMGLADSPLVVVTGSEGRGLSRLVRETCDLLVSVPITGSVDSLNAAVATSISLYEVDRLRRQARGAAEVGTR
- a CDS encoding ABC transporter ATP-binding protein, translated to MATVTFENATRVYPGNDRPSVDALNLEIADGEFLVLVGPSGCGKSTSLRMLAGLEDVNSGRILIGDRDVTDVQPKDRDIAMVFQNYALYPHMSVHDNMGFALKIAGTPKDEIDRRVREAAKILGLTDYLDRKPKALSGGQRQRVAMGRAIVRKPKVFLMDEPLSNLDAKLRVQTRTQIASLQRSLGVTTVYVTHDQTEALTMGDRIAVLKDGVLQQVGTPREMYDNPANEFVAGFIGSPAMNLGQFTVDGDTATTGEARIRLSQATLDALTPEDDGKVTIGFRPESLDVVSSSDEHSIPVRLSFVEELGSDAYIYGELVGAEDSEAKLGSGEDSSQIIVRVPPRTAPEPGETVHVRIRPGEEHIFSSATGTRLPS